Below is a window of Agathobacter rectalis ATCC 33656 DNA.
ATTTACTACAGGTCCAACATCACCTACAAAAGCAAACACATCAGTCTCGGAAGCTTTGACAGTGAGCTTTCTGCAAGCCGCGCCTATGCCACCGCATCGACAATTTTATTAAAAGAAACAAACAGCATAGAGGACTCTTACTTTCACACCCATGCACTTACATTTGATAAAATTGTAACTCTTATTAATTTCCGTGATAACGGAATGTACATAAAGACGCCCATATATCTGCGCAAAAACTATTTCAGCTACTATCTGGATATATCACATGAGCTGAAATTCGATATAGACGATTTGTTTTACTACTCTGAGCATCGCATATTAAAACGCCAGGGACATCTGTACGTCAACGACTACGGCATGCAGGTCACCCTGCTTAGCCGCTATGGCATACAGCCTCATGCTGTTTGCGGACGGGACTATGTATTTGTAAACAACGATTCAACCGACATGCGCTACGAAAACATCAAGCTGTTAAATCCATACCATGGTGTAGAGATTATCAAAACTGCAGGGCTCGACAAATATAAAGCTCGCATACACATAAACGGTAATTTTGTCATAGGAACCTACAACACAATCGAAAAGGCCGCTATTGCATACAATAAAGCTGTCGATATGGCTCATGCACATGGCATAGAAAAAAACTATCCCGAAAACTATATCGAAAGTATATCAGGCAAGGAATACGCGGATATTTACACTTCTGTGACAGTTTCCAATAAATATTTGCAGTATCTGCAGCAATTTGATTTATAGAACGCATATCCCACAGTTTGCATATTACCATTATTTTTAATATTGTACTAAAAACTCCCGCGGTTATATAACCTCGGGAATTTTTATAATTACTTCTGATTTATATAGTTTACAAGTCCCTCGCAGTCGATAATCTTCTGCATGAACGGTGGGAAGGCCTGTCCCTTAAACTTCTCTCCTGTTGTCTCATCTGTGATGATACCTGAATCAAAGTCTACTGTCACCTCATCACCGGCTTTTATTGCCTTTGCTGCCTCAGGGCACTCAATAATAGGAAGACCTATATTGATTGCATTTCTGTAGAAAATTCTTGCAAATGTCTCTGCGATAACACAGCTTACGCCGGCAGCCTTGATGGCAATCGGTGCATGCTCTCTTGATGAACCACAGCCGAAGTTCTTGTTGGCTACCATGATATCTCCGGCCTTTACATTATTTACAAAATCCTTATCGATATCCTCCATGCAGTGTGTTGCAAGCTCCTTAGGATCAGAAGAATTCAGATATCTTGCAGGAATGATTACATCTGTATCGACATTGTCTCCATATTTAAATACACGACCGTGTGCTGCTTTCATTGTGCTTCCTCCAATCTTTACATAACATCCTTTGGTCCTGAAATCTTACCTGTAATGGCACTTGCAGCTGCAACAGCAGGGCTTGCCAGATAAACCTCAGAATCCACATGACCCATACGTCCGACAAAGTTACGGTTTGTGGTAGATACGCATCTCTCGCCCTCAGCGAGCACTCCCATGTATCCGCCAAGACATGGTCCGCAGGTAGGTGTGCTCACAATGGCACCTGCCTCGATAAATGTCTTAAGAAGGCCCTCTTCCATAGCCTGAAGATAAATCTTTTGTGTGGCAGGAATCACGATAACCCTGATACCATCCGCAACCTTTTTACCCTCAAGAATCTTTGCTGCAATACGCAGATCATCCATACGGCCGTTGGTACATGAACCGATTACTACCTGGTCAATCTTTACATCACCAACCTCATCGATGGTACGTGTATTGTCAGGCAGATGTGGGAATGAAACTGTAGACTTAAGTGTGCTAAGGTCGATTGTATACTCCTCATCATACTCTGCATCACTATCAGCCTCATACTCTGTGAACGGACGCTTTGAATGCTCCTTCATGTACTCTCTTGTGAGATCATCTACAGGGAAGATACCATTCTTGCCGCCGGCCTCAATTGCCATATTGGCGATAGTAAATCTGTCGTCCATAGAAAGATATTTAAGTCCATCTCCGACAAACTCCATTGACTTATAAAGTGCACCGTCCACACCAATCATACCGATGATATGAAGGATGACGTCCTTGCCGCTGATCCACTCAGCCGGTTTTCCGACGATATTGAACT
It encodes the following:
- the leuD gene encoding 3-isopropylmalate dehydratase small subunit translates to MKAAHGRVFKYGDNVDTDVIIPARYLNSSDPKELATHCMEDIDKDFVNNVKAGDIMVANKNFGCGSSREHAPIAIKAAGVSCVIAETFARIFYRNAINIGLPIIECPEAAKAIKAGDEVTVDFDSGIITDETTGEKFKGQAFPPFMQKIIDCEGLVNYINQK
- the leuC gene encoding 3-isopropylmalate dehydratase large subunit, whose amino-acid sequence is MGMTMTQKILAAHAGLDSVSAGQLIEADLDLVLGNDITSPVAIHEINKMKVEGVFNKDKIALVMDHFAPNKDIKSAEHCKCVREFACKNEITNYFDVGKMGIEHALLPEQGLTVAGDVIIGADSHTCTYGALGAFSTGVGSTDMAAGMATGKAWFKVPSAIKFNIVGKPAEWISGKDVILHIIGMIGVDGALYKSMEFVGDGLKYLSMDDRFTIANMAIEAGGKNGIFPVDDLTREYMKEHSKRPFTEYEADSDAEYDEEYTIDLSTLKSTVSFPHLPDNTRTIDEVGDVKIDQVVIGSCTNGRMDDLRIAAKILEGKKVADGIRVIVIPATQKIYLQAMEEGLLKTFIEAGAIVSTPTCGPCLGGYMGVLAEGERCVSTTNRNFVGRMGHVDSEVYLASPAVAAASAITGKISGPKDVM